One stretch of Planococcus sp. PAMC 21323 DNA includes these proteins:
- the purC gene encoding phosphoribosylaminoimidazolesuccinocarboxamide synthase: protein MEKGQLLYEGKAKRLYATDEQGILWVEYKDSATAFNGEKKEEITGKGILNNKITSLIFTKLQEAGIASHFVKQLSDHEQLVQSVSIIPLEVVVRNITAGSMAKRLGIEEGVAISRPVVEFYLKDDELGDPLITDEHVDMLKLATAEEVAVLKQKAREINKVLIGFFKEIGVDLVDFKIEFGRDTDGQILLADEISPDTCRLWDMETKQKLDKDVFRRNLGNLTEAYELILTRLGGQHS from the coding sequence ATGGAAAAAGGTCAGCTATTGTACGAAGGTAAAGCAAAACGCCTGTATGCAACGGATGAACAGGGAATTTTGTGGGTGGAATATAAAGATTCAGCAACGGCTTTCAACGGTGAAAAGAAAGAAGAAATTACCGGCAAAGGCATTTTGAACAATAAAATCACGTCACTAATTTTCACGAAATTGCAGGAAGCAGGCATTGCGTCTCATTTCGTTAAGCAATTGTCTGATCATGAACAATTGGTGCAGAGTGTAAGCATCATTCCATTGGAAGTAGTGGTCCGGAACATCACAGCCGGCAGCATGGCCAAACGCCTTGGTATTGAAGAAGGCGTGGCCATTAGCCGCCCGGTCGTGGAGTTTTACTTGAAAGACGATGAATTAGGCGACCCCTTAATAACAGATGAGCATGTTGATATGCTAAAGCTGGCAACTGCAGAAGAAGTAGCGGTGCTCAAGCAAAAAGCGCGTGAAATTAATAAAGTCTTAATCGGCTTTTTTAAAGAAATTGGTGTGGATCTTGTTGATTTTAAAATTGAATTTGGCCGTGATACTGATGGTCAAATTTTATTAGCAGATGAAATTTCGCCGGACACTTGCCGGCTTTGGGATATGGAAACAAAACAAAAACTCGATAAAGACGTATTCCGCCGAAATCTTGGGAATTTAACAGAAGCGTACGAACTCATTTTAACTCGTCTAGGAGGACAACACTCATGA
- the purB gene encoding adenylosuccinate lyase, producing MIARYTRPEMGAIWTEENKYNAWLEVEILACEAWAEIGDIPKEDVAKIRKDASFSVDRILEIEEETRHDVVAFTRAVSETLGEERKWVHYGLTSTDVVDTALSYLLKQANVIIRKDLTNFIEILANKAKEHKMTVMMGRTHGVHAEPTTFGLKLALWHEEMKRNLERFEAAAASIETGKMSGAVGTYANIDPFVEAYVCKELGLAASPISTQTLQRDRHAQYLSVLALIGSSIEKFATEIRGLQKSETREVEEFFAKGQKGSSAMPHKRNPIGSENMTGLARLIRGYMLTAYENVSLWHERDISHSSAERVILPDATIALNYMLNRFGNIVKNLTVFPENMKRNMDSTLGLIYSQRVLLALIDKGMAREAAYDTVQPCAMEAWENQTHFRKIVEANETITAKLSKEELDDCFDYNHHLQQVDMIFNRLGLN from the coding sequence ATGATCGCACGTTACACAAGACCCGAAATGGGCGCAATTTGGACAGAAGAAAACAAATACAATGCATGGCTAGAAGTTGAAATTTTAGCATGTGAAGCTTGGGCAGAAATCGGCGATATTCCAAAAGAAGACGTAGCAAAAATCCGTAAAGACGCTTCATTTTCTGTAGATCGCATTTTGGAAATTGAAGAAGAAACACGTCATGATGTCGTAGCTTTTACACGAGCTGTATCTGAAACGCTTGGCGAAGAACGCAAATGGGTTCATTACGGCTTAACTTCGACAGACGTAGTTGATACAGCATTGTCTTATTTGCTAAAACAAGCAAACGTGATTATCCGTAAAGATTTAACAAACTTTATCGAAATTCTTGCAAATAAAGCAAAAGAACATAAAATGACCGTTATGATGGGGCGTACACATGGTGTGCATGCAGAGCCAACAACTTTTGGTTTGAAACTAGCATTATGGCACGAAGAAATGAAACGTAATTTAGAGCGTTTCGAAGCAGCAGCAGCTTCAATTGAAACAGGCAAAATGTCTGGTGCAGTTGGAACGTACGCTAATATTGATCCATTTGTTGAAGCCTATGTTTGCAAAGAGCTAGGCCTTGCAGCTTCACCTATTTCAACACAAACATTACAACGTGATCGTCATGCTCAGTATTTAAGCGTTCTGGCATTGATTGGTTCGTCTATCGAGAAATTCGCAACAGAAATTCGCGGATTGCAAAAATCAGAAACACGCGAAGTAGAAGAGTTTTTCGCGAAAGGTCAAAAAGGTTCTTCTGCAATGCCTCATAAACGTAACCCGATTGGTTCTGAAAACATGACGGGTCTTGCGCGTTTAATCCGTGGTTATATGCTAACAGCTTACGAAAACGTTTCTTTATGGCATGAACGCGACATTTCGCATTCATCAGCAGAGCGTGTGATTTTACCAGATGCAACGATTGCGCTTAATTACATGTTAAATCGTTTTGGTAATATCGTGAAAAACTTAACGGTGTTCCCTGAAAACATGAAACGCAATATGGATTCAACACTCGGATTAATTTATTCGCAGCGTGTGTTGTTGGCTTTGATCGACAAAGGAATGGCTCGTGAAGCAGCATACGATACGGTTCAGCCATGTGCGATGGAAGCTTGGGAAAACCAAACGCATTTCCGCAAAATTGTAGAAGCGAATGAAACGATTACAGCTAAACTATCTAAAGAAGAGTTGGACGATTGCTTTGATTACAATCACCATTTGCAACAAGTAGACATGATTTTCAACCGACTTGGATTAAACTAA
- the purM gene encoding phosphoribosylformylglycinamidine cyclo-ligase, producing MSKAYEKAGVNIEAGYEAVNRMKSHVERTARKGMLGAFGGFGGMFDLSELNLKEPVLVSGTDGVGTKLKLAFMADRHDTIGIDCVAMCVNDIVAQGAEPLFFLDYIAVGKAIPEKIEQIVKGVADGCVQSGAALIGGETAEMPGLYEEDEYDIAGFAVGAAEKSKIVTGEKIAAGDVLIGLASSGIHSNGYSLVRQIVFEQNQFTLEQKVEGYEALGPIGDALLTPTKIYAKAVAAIGNEIEIHGMAHVTGGGFIENIPRMMPEGLGAEISLGSWTVLDIFKMLKEKGELADRDLYSVFNMGIGFVLAVAPEDAEKVLETAKANGEQAFQIGRVSSTQGVQFLGQQDGTLNEN from the coding sequence GTGTCAAAAGCATATGAAAAAGCAGGCGTTAATATCGAAGCTGGCTATGAAGCAGTAAACCGCATGAAATCGCATGTAGAACGTACAGCGCGTAAAGGAATGCTCGGTGCGTTTGGTGGATTTGGTGGCATGTTCGATTTGTCTGAGTTGAATTTGAAAGAACCGGTTCTTGTGTCTGGAACAGATGGCGTTGGGACAAAATTAAAGCTTGCGTTCATGGCAGATCGTCACGATACAATCGGCATCGACTGCGTAGCGATGTGTGTCAATGATATCGTTGCACAAGGTGCAGAGCCATTGTTTTTCTTAGATTATATTGCGGTAGGTAAAGCAATTCCTGAGAAAATTGAACAAATTGTTAAAGGTGTAGCAGATGGCTGTGTGCAATCGGGTGCGGCACTTATTGGCGGAGAAACGGCAGAAATGCCAGGACTTTATGAAGAAGATGAATACGATATTGCTGGATTTGCGGTTGGAGCTGCGGAGAAATCCAAAATTGTAACTGGCGAAAAAATCGCAGCAGGAGATGTGTTAATCGGACTTGCATCTAGCGGTATTCATTCAAATGGCTATTCGCTTGTGCGTCAAATTGTCTTTGAACAAAATCAATTTACGCTAGAGCAAAAAGTGGAAGGCTATGAGGCATTAGGTCCTATTGGTGATGCTTTACTAACCCCGACAAAAATTTACGCAAAAGCAGTAGCTGCGATTGGCAATGAAATTGAAATTCACGGCATGGCACATGTGACTGGTGGCGGATTTATCGAGAACATTCCTAGGATGATGCCAGAAGGCTTAGGCGCAGAAATTTCACTTGGTAGCTGGACCGTACTAGACATTTTCAAAATGTTGAAAGAAAAAGGTGAGTTGGCAGACCGCGACTTGTATTCTGTATTCAATATGGGAATTGGTTTTGTTCTAGCTGTAGCTCCTGAAGATGCTGAAAAAGTATTGGAAACCGCTAAAGCGAATGGTGAACAAGCTTTTCAAATTGGCCGTGTTTCAAGCACGCAGGGTGTTCAATTCCTAGGTCAACAGGATGGCACATTGAATGAAAACTAA
- the purE gene encoding 5-(carboxyamino)imidazole ribonucleotide mutase, which translates to MNPRIGIIMGSTSDWETMKHACDVLDELGLSYEKKVVSAHRTPDLMFSYAEQARERGLHVIIAGAGGAAHLPGMVAAKTTLPVIGVPVQSKALNGLDSLLSIVQMPGGVPVATVAIGKAGAVNAGLLAAQILGTVDEHAAQALQERRDRTTAAVLESSEDLI; encoded by the coding sequence ATGAATCCGCGAATTGGCATCATCATGGGAAGTACGAGTGATTGGGAAACAATGAAGCATGCGTGTGACGTATTAGATGAACTAGGATTGAGTTACGAGAAAAAAGTGGTTTCCGCTCATCGAACACCAGATTTAATGTTTAGCTATGCCGAACAAGCACGTGAGCGTGGATTGCATGTGATTATTGCAGGAGCTGGCGGCGCAGCGCATTTGCCGGGTATGGTAGCAGCGAAAACAACTTTACCGGTTATCGGCGTTCCTGTTCAGTCTAAAGCGTTAAATGGCTTGGATTCCTTATTATCAATCGTTCAGATGCCTGGAGGAGTTCCAGTGGCGACTGTCGCTATCGGCAAAGCTGGAGCTGTAAATGCAGGATTATTGGCAGCTCAAATACTGGGAACAGTGGATGAACATGCAGCACAAGCCTTGCAAGAAAGAAGAGATCGTACAACAGCTGCGGTGTTAGAGAGTTCGGAGGATTTGATATGA
- a CDS encoding NETI motif-containing protein, whose amino-acid sequence MSKNTVWFEVEEHETISECLDRMKAEGYAVVGRREEPLFKEVDGQPVPIRQIVQFKGDKLKE is encoded by the coding sequence ATGAGTAAAAACACAGTTTGGTTTGAAGTTGAAGAACATGAAACAATTTCAGAATGCCTAGATAGAATGAAAGCTGAAGGATATGCAGTAGTAGGTCGAAGAGAAGAGCCGTTGTTTAAAGAAGTGGATGGTCAACCTGTACCTATAAGGCAAATCGTCCAGTTTAAAGGAGATAAACTAAAGGAATAA
- the purQ gene encoding phosphoribosylformylglycinamidine synthase subunit PurQ has protein sequence MKFAVIVFPGSNCDLDMYHAVKDELGEEAEYVWHDSKDLSSYDGILLPGGFSYGDYLRCGAIAQFSGVMDEVRKAAEAGKPVLGICNGFQILTEAGLLPGVLLRNKNLKFMCRTVGLKVENNNTLFTNEYEQGQEIQIPIAHGEGNYYCDDATYDHLKENNQIVFTYADDFNGSRNNIAGIINERGNVLGMMPHPERAVSELIGGKDGLSLFRSIVKQWRESHVSHA, from the coding sequence ATGAAATTCGCAGTAATTGTTTTCCCAGGTTCGAATTGTGATTTGGACATGTACCATGCGGTTAAAGATGAGCTAGGTGAAGAAGCAGAGTACGTATGGCATGACTCAAAAGATTTGAGCAGCTATGACGGGATCTTACTTCCAGGTGGATTTTCATACGGCGATTACTTGCGCTGCGGCGCAATCGCCCAATTCTCTGGAGTCATGGACGAAGTAAGAAAAGCAGCCGAGGCAGGAAAACCGGTTCTTGGAATCTGTAATGGTTTCCAAATATTAACCGAAGCGGGGCTTTTGCCAGGTGTTCTTTTACGAAACAAGAACTTGAAGTTCATGTGCCGTACTGTTGGATTGAAAGTAGAAAACAACAATACATTGTTCACAAACGAATATGAACAAGGCCAAGAAATCCAAATTCCAATCGCTCATGGAGAAGGCAATTATTATTGTGATGATGCGACATACGATCACCTTAAAGAAAACAACCAAATCGTCTTTACGTATGCAGATGATTTTAACGGTAGCCGAAACAACATTGCAGGAATCATTAACGAACGCGGAAACGTGCTAGGCATGATGCCGCATCCTGAACGTGCAGTATCAGAATTAATCGGCGGCAAAGATGGCTTGTCTTTATTTAGATCAATCGTTAAACAGTGGAGGGAATCACATGTCAGTCATGCTTGA
- the purL gene encoding phosphoribosylformylglycinamidine synthase subunit PurL: MSVMLEPNAAQIKEQKVYQQMGLSDAEFEMVEKILGRLPNYTETGLFSVMWSEHCSYKNSKPVLAKFPTKGERVLQGPGEGAGIVDIGDGQAVVFKMESHNHPSAIEPYQGAATGVGGIIRDVFSMGARPIALLNSLRFGELKTPRVKYLFEEVVAGIAGYGNCIGIPTVGGEIQFDECYDGNPLVNAMCVGLINHEDIQKGIAKGTGNPVMYVGAKTGRDGIHGATFASEELTDGSDKNRPAVQVGDPFMEKLLLEACLELIKSDALIGIQDMGAAGLTSSSAEMASKAGSGIEMDLDHIPQRETGMTAYEMMLSESQERMLIVVKAGREHEIVELFEKYGLDAVTVGTVTDDSTLRLKHKGEIVAEVPVDALAEDAPVYHKPSAVPAYFTEFQQMDNVEPKVTDFNKTLTALLKQPTIASKEWVYDQYDHQVRTSTVVSPGSDAAVVRVRGTNKGLAMTTDCNSRYIYLDPEVGGKIAVAEAARNVVVSGAKPLAITDCLNFGNPEKPEIFWQLEKAADGMSEACTILDSPVIGGNVSLYNETNGTAIYPTPTIGMVGLVEDLAHVTTQDVKKQGDIVYLIGESFTEFGGSELQKMVEGRIFGKAPAIDLTVEANRQKEILSAIQQGLVASAHDVAEGGVAVALAEKTFGNGLGMEVTLSGSATTALFSESQSRFVVTVSPENAEQFEKVVSDAKKIGQVTGDKFVINGEDGTTWINESVATLRSAWKGAIPCLLKSEA, encoded by the coding sequence ATGTCAGTCATGCTTGAACCAAATGCTGCTCAAATAAAAGAACAAAAAGTATATCAACAAATGGGCTTATCAGATGCGGAATTTGAAATGGTTGAAAAGATTTTAGGAAGATTGCCAAACTACACGGAAACAGGCTTGTTTTCGGTTATGTGGTCTGAGCATTGTTCGTATAAAAACTCGAAACCTGTCCTTGCAAAATTCCCAACTAAAGGAGAACGTGTTCTTCAAGGACCTGGTGAAGGTGCTGGAATTGTAGACATCGGTGACGGACAAGCGGTCGTTTTCAAAATGGAATCGCATAACCACCCATCTGCAATTGAACCTTATCAAGGAGCGGCTACTGGAGTTGGTGGAATTATCCGTGACGTCTTTTCAATGGGCGCACGTCCAATTGCATTGCTTAACTCATTACGCTTTGGTGAATTAAAAACACCACGTGTGAAATACTTGTTTGAAGAAGTCGTTGCTGGAATTGCTGGATACGGAAACTGTATCGGAATCCCAACAGTTGGTGGAGAAATTCAATTTGATGAATGTTATGACGGCAATCCATTAGTTAACGCGATGTGTGTTGGCTTAATCAATCACGAAGACATCCAAAAAGGAATTGCAAAAGGTACAGGCAACCCGGTTATGTACGTCGGCGCCAAAACAGGACGCGACGGTATTCACGGAGCTACTTTTGCTTCTGAAGAACTAACAGATGGCTCGGATAAAAATCGTCCTGCTGTTCAAGTTGGTGATCCATTTATGGAGAAACTTCTACTTGAAGCTTGTTTAGAATTGATCAAGTCCGATGCGTTAATCGGAATTCAAGATATGGGTGCTGCTGGACTGACTTCTTCTTCAGCGGAGATGGCTTCTAAAGCAGGATCTGGTATTGAAATGGATTTGGATCACATTCCACAGCGTGAGACAGGCATGACAGCATACGAAATGATGCTTTCTGAATCTCAAGAACGTATGTTAATCGTCGTTAAAGCTGGTCGTGAGCATGAAATCGTTGAGTTGTTCGAAAAGTACGGTTTAGATGCGGTTACAGTTGGTACGGTAACAGATGATTCGACATTACGTTTAAAACATAAAGGTGAAATTGTTGCAGAAGTTCCAGTTGATGCTCTTGCAGAAGATGCGCCGGTTTACCACAAGCCTTCAGCTGTACCTGCTTACTTTACAGAGTTCCAACAAATGGACAATGTAGAGCCAAAAGTAACTGATTTCAATAAAACTTTAACAGCTTTATTGAAACAACCGACGATTGCTTCTAAAGAGTGGGTTTATGATCAATACGACCACCAAGTGCGTACAAGCACAGTAGTAAGCCCAGGATCGGACGCTGCAGTTGTTCGTGTTCGCGGTACAAACAAAGGCTTAGCAATGACGACGGACTGTAACTCTCGCTATATTTACTTAGATCCAGAAGTGGGCGGTAAAATTGCGGTAGCAGAAGCAGCTCGTAACGTTGTGGTATCAGGTGCGAAACCACTTGCCATCACGGATTGCTTAAACTTTGGTAACCCTGAAAAACCAGAAATCTTCTGGCAGTTAGAAAAAGCAGCAGACGGTATGTCTGAAGCATGTACAATCTTAGATTCTCCAGTTATTGGCGGAAACGTCTCGTTATACAATGAAACAAACGGAACTGCTATTTACCCAACACCAACAATTGGCATGGTCGGTCTTGTAGAAGACCTTGCACATGTCACAACACAAGACGTTAAAAAACAAGGTGACATTGTTTACTTGATCGGTGAAAGCTTTACAGAATTTGGTGGCAGTGAATTGCAGAAGATGGTTGAAGGACGTATTTTTGGTAAAGCACCAGCAATCGATTTAACAGTCGAAGCAAACCGTCAAAAAGAAATTTTATCAGCGATTCAACAAGGTCTTGTTGCATCCGCGCATGACGTTGCTGAAGGTGGCGTTGCTGTCGCATTAGCTGAAAAAACCTTTGGTAATGGACTGGGCATGGAAGTTACGTTGTCTGGATCTGCAACAACTGCATTGTTCAGTGAATCACAATCACGTTTTGTTGTGACGGTTAGCCCAGAAAATGCAGAACAATTCGAGAAAGTCGTATCAGATGCTAAGAAAATCGGCCAAGTCACGGGAGACAAATTTGTAATCAACGGTGAAGACGGTACGACTTGGATTAATGAATCAGTCGCAACGCTTCGCTCAGCTTGGAAAGGAGCTATCCCATGCTTGCTGAAATCAGAAGCTTAA
- the purK gene encoding 5-(carboxyamino)imidazole ribonucleotide synthase gives MTTTILPGQTIGIIGGGQLGRMMALAAKEAGFKIAVLDPAMDSPTGQVADIQIVAPFNDQHALEELAEVSDVITYEFENIDVEGLSKLAEIAYVPQGSELIRVTQDRIFEKQAISEAKVVVADYITASTFEELKEKSNQLSFPFVVKTARGGYDGKGQQTVSSIEELSLAEGLFTNGACVAEAFVEFTKEISVIIQRNVHGETAILPIGENIHKDHILHQTIVPARVDNKTMELAQQAAEKIAAHLNIVGTLAVEMFVLENGEIIVNELAPRPHNSGHYSIEATNISQFHQHIRAICGWPLRQPILWSQAVMVNVLGEHVAPLASKIAQFPNWSIHLYGKDEAKQKRKMGHVTILTEDLEATLGEIDRSGIWPE, from the coding sequence ATGACAACAACCATTTTACCTGGACAAACGATTGGTATTATTGGCGGAGGTCAATTGGGACGCATGATGGCTCTTGCTGCAAAAGAAGCTGGTTTCAAAATAGCAGTTCTCGATCCGGCTATGGATTCACCAACGGGTCAAGTGGCAGATATACAAATCGTTGCACCGTTTAACGATCAACATGCATTAGAAGAGTTAGCTGAAGTGAGTGACGTCATCACCTATGAGTTTGAGAATATAGATGTTGAAGGATTATCGAAACTAGCAGAAATCGCTTATGTCCCACAAGGATCTGAATTGATTCGCGTGACGCAAGACCGGATTTTTGAAAAACAAGCAATTTCTGAAGCGAAAGTTGTCGTTGCGGATTACATTACTGCTTCTACATTTGAAGAATTAAAAGAAAAAAGCAATCAATTGTCATTTCCATTCGTTGTGAAAACGGCGCGTGGCGGTTATGACGGCAAAGGTCAACAAACGGTTTCTTCTATTGAAGAACTTTCCTTAGCTGAAGGGTTATTCACAAATGGAGCATGTGTAGCAGAAGCGTTTGTTGAATTCACGAAAGAGATTTCAGTTATCATTCAGCGTAACGTGCACGGCGAAACGGCTATTTTACCGATTGGTGAAAATATTCATAAAGACCATATATTGCATCAAACGATTGTTCCTGCGAGAGTTGATAACAAAACGATGGAACTGGCACAGCAAGCAGCTGAGAAAATTGCGGCTCACTTGAACATAGTGGGTACGTTAGCGGTTGAAATGTTCGTCTTGGAAAACGGTGAGATTATTGTTAATGAATTGGCACCACGTCCTCATAACTCCGGACATTATTCAATCGAAGCGACAAACATTTCACAATTTCATCAGCATATCCGTGCTATTTGTGGCTGGCCGCTTAGACAGCCGATCCTTTGGTCTCAAGCGGTAATGGTTAATGTCTTAGGAGAACATGTCGCACCACTTGCTTCAAAAATCGCACAATTTCCGAATTGGTCGATTCATTTGTACGGAAAAGACGAAGCAAAGCAGAAACGGAAGATGGGACATGTTACGATATTAACGGAAGACTTAGAGGCAACTTTAGGTGAAATAGATAGATCTGGCATTTGGCCAGAATAA
- the purF gene encoding amidophosphoribosyltransferase: MLAEIRSLNEECGVFGIWGHPNATQLTYYGLHALQHRGQEGAGIVSTDGEGLRPLKGEGMVSEVFTPEKIEKIAGHAAIGHVRYATAGGSGIENVQPLLFNSTTGSLAISHNGNLVNATQLKGHLERQGSIFQTTSDTEVLAHLIKRSGYATFEEKAKNALSLLKGAFACVILTEEAMYIALDPNGLRPLSLGKLGDAWVTASETCAFDIVGAEFVRSVEPGEFLIITKDGMRAERFAYPEERSICTMEYVYFSRPDSDIDGINVHAARKRLGVQLAKEVQIEADVVTGVPDSSISAAIGYSEQSGIPYELGMIKNRYVGRTFIQPSQDLREQGVKMKLSPVRQVVKGKRVIMVDDSIVRGTTSRRIVNLLKEAGATEVHVVISSPPIKNPCFYGIDISTAGELIAANNTIEEMREIIGADSLTFLSVDGMVQNIGRTDPGSKCGHCLACFTGEYPTNIYPDTVLPHEKEKVK, from the coding sequence ATGCTTGCTGAAATCAGAAGCTTAAATGAAGAATGTGGTGTCTTTGGAATATGGGGACATCCGAATGCGACGCAATTGACGTATTACGGATTGCATGCTTTACAACACCGGGGTCAAGAAGGTGCTGGAATTGTTTCAACTGATGGAGAAGGCCTACGTCCGTTAAAAGGTGAAGGTATGGTCAGTGAAGTATTCACGCCTGAAAAAATAGAGAAAATAGCAGGACATGCCGCAATTGGGCATGTTCGCTATGCAACAGCAGGGGGCAGCGGCATTGAAAATGTTCAGCCTCTCCTCTTTAATTCAACTACAGGTAGCTTGGCAATTTCACATAACGGCAATTTAGTTAATGCCACACAATTAAAAGGGCATTTAGAGCGTCAAGGAAGTATCTTCCAAACAACTTCAGATACAGAAGTATTGGCTCACCTGATTAAACGAAGTGGCTATGCGACGTTTGAAGAAAAAGCGAAAAATGCATTATCGTTATTAAAAGGTGCTTTTGCTTGTGTGATTTTGACGGAAGAAGCGATGTATATTGCGTTAGATCCAAACGGTTTGCGTCCATTATCACTTGGTAAATTGGGCGATGCGTGGGTGACGGCCTCTGAAACCTGTGCGTTTGATATTGTTGGAGCAGAATTTGTTCGATCAGTTGAGCCGGGCGAATTTTTAATCATTACGAAAGATGGTATGCGTGCAGAACGCTTTGCTTATCCAGAAGAGCGTTCAATATGTACGATGGAATATGTATACTTTTCTCGTCCCGATTCGGATATTGATGGTATCAACGTTCACGCTGCGAGAAAACGTCTAGGCGTGCAATTAGCAAAAGAAGTACAAATAGAAGCGGACGTTGTCACAGGTGTTCCGGATTCTAGTATTTCAGCTGCCATTGGCTACTCGGAACAAAGTGGCATTCCATATGAGCTCGGCATGATTAAAAACCGTTATGTCGGACGTACGTTTATCCAACCTTCACAAGATTTGCGCGAACAAGGGGTCAAGATGAAACTTTCGCCAGTGCGTCAAGTCGTGAAAGGTAAGCGTGTCATTATGGTGGATGACTCGATTGTCCGTGGTACAACTTCACGACGCATTGTTAACTTGCTGAAAGAAGCAGGCGCGACAGAAGTACATGTGGTCATTAGTTCACCGCCAATCAAAAACCCATGTTTTTATGGTATTGATATTAGTACAGCAGGTGAGCTCATCGCTGCTAACAATACAATAGAGGAAATGCGCGAAATTATTGGTGCAGATTCCTTAACATTCTTATCAGTTGACGGTATGGTTCAAAATATTGGACGTACAGATCCTGGATCAAAATGTGGACATTGCTTAGCTTGTTTTACAGGAGAATACCCGACCAATATTTATCCCGATACCGTATTGCCGCACGAAAAAGAAAAAGTGAAATAA
- the purS gene encoding phosphoribosylformylglycinamidine synthase subunit PurS: MKKVKVYVTLRESVLDPQGSAVMGSLHKMGYGEVADVRIGKYLELVIEDSERDVDSLVNELCHRLLANTVIEDYRYEIEEVVSQ; encoded by the coding sequence ATGAAAAAAGTAAAAGTATACGTAACATTACGTGAAAGTGTATTGGACCCACAGGGTTCTGCAGTTATGGGCTCTCTTCATAAAATGGGCTATGGTGAAGTGGCAGACGTACGAATTGGTAAATACCTAGAATTGGTTATTGAAGACAGCGAACGCGATGTGGATTCATTGGTAAATGAATTATGTCATCGACTTTTAGCTAATACTGTAATTGAGGATTACCGTTACGAAATTGAGGAGGTTGTCTCGCAATGA
- a CDS encoding DUF2179 domain-containing protein, whose amino-acid sequence MVLIIFSINIVYVTFFTIRMIMTLKGYRYLAAGVSMIEVVIYIVGLGLVLDNLDQLQNLIAYALGYGSGVVIGSKIEEKMALGYITVNVITSEAGEYLPNMLREKGYGVTDWKANGRDGGRQSMQILTPRKMELKLYKAIQEIDPKAFIIAYEAKTIHGGFWVKTVKRGNLYK is encoded by the coding sequence ATGGTGTTAATAATTTTTTCGATCAATATCGTATATGTAACTTTTTTTACAATACGGATGATCATGACCTTAAAAGGGTATCGCTATTTAGCAGCTGGTGTCAGCATGATCGAAGTAGTTATTTATATAGTAGGACTTGGATTAGTTCTTGATAACTTGGATCAGCTGCAAAATCTTATTGCCTATGCTTTAGGTTATGGTTCGGGTGTTGTTATTGGTTCGAAAATTGAAGAAAAAATGGCACTTGGCTACATTACAGTTAATGTTATTACAAGTGAAGCGGGAGAATACCTTCCGAACATGCTTCGGGAAAAAGGATATGGTGTCACGGATTGGAAAGCAAATGGTCGCGATGGTGGTCGTCAGTCGATGCAAATTTTAACACCGCGAAAAATGGAGTTAAAACTGTATAAAGCCATCCAAGAAATTGATCCGAAAGCATTTATCATTGCCTATGAAGCCAAAACGATTCATGGTGGATTCTGGGTAAAAACAGTAAAAAGGGGCAATTTATATAAATGA